The nucleotide window attatttcataagtgttatataaatggaatcatacagtatgcagccttcactcagcatgatacccttgagattcatccaagttgtaTGTCTATCAATAATGTGTTCCTTTTTGCTGCTACACCACGTTCTCTGGTATGGAGGTACCATTGTTTGCACAACCAACTATTCATCTCCATCCACCGGAGGGCATCTGGAtcatttccagtttggggcttttATAAGTAAAGCTGCTCTGAACTTCTGTGTACAAATTTTACTTGAacatagttttcatttctctgagacAAATGCCCAAGTGTAACTGTTGGGCTACACGGTATGGTAAGTACATGTTCGGTTTTATAAGAAACTTCCAAACTATTTTCCTCAGAgcttgtaccattttatatttccaccagcaaAGTTTGAATTATCCTGTTTCTCTGCATCCATTTggtgttattttaattttatctgttAGGTATGTaatatctcatggtggttttaaTTCACATGTCCCTAGTGGTTGatgtagaatattttaaatgtgtttatttgccttctatatgggcttctctagtagctcagctggtaaagaatccacctgcaatgcaggagactctggttcgattcctgagttgggaagatccactggagaagggataggctacccactccagtattcttgggcttccctggtggctcagctggtaaagaatctgccagcaatgtgggagacctgggttcaatccctgggttctaTATATCTTTTCCAGGGCAATGCCCATTTtccaattggatttttttttctactgacttttgagagttctttatatattccaaaTGCTAGTCCTTTGTTAGATATGCagcttgcaaatgttttctccaagTCTGTATCTTGTAGTTTCATCCTCTTTAAGAATTAACTCATAATTTAGATGAGGTCCAAtatatcaattttctttttattaattttttttgactATAAAAACTCTTCACCTAGACCCTGCCCCCAtcaattttttcttaataattttataatatcacATTTTACAGTTAAATGGATGGCtcattttgaattagttttctctttccttttttaactttttgaaaaaaattatttttaattggaggataattgctttacaattttgtgttggtttctgctgtccaagaacatgaatcagctacaagTATACATACattccttccctcttgagccttcctccccctACTCCAGGGAATTAATTTTCATATAAGATGTGAGATTTACACTGAGgtgtttgttttatatgtttatatgttctgtttttgtgtttgttttgcctGTGGATGTCCAATTGTTATAGCAGCCATTATTGGAAAAGTTGAACCCATCAGTTAAATTGCTCTGACATCTTTGTCAAAAGCCAACTGGACATATTTGTGTAGAGTCTATATTTTGGTTCTCTATTGTGTTCCATTGGTCTAGTATCTATCCTTCTGCTAATAtcatgctattttgattactatatttatattataatatagtaAGACTTAACACTTAACCAGGGAGTCTGGTTCCTCCCACTTTGTTTCtaaaattgttttagctattctagATCCTTCGCCGTTCAGTAATCATAAACTTCTCTGTGTCTACAAAAGCTGTGCCAGGATTTTGATAGACATTTCATTAAACATAGAGATCAGTTTGaagagaactgacatctttactatgttgagtcttccaatccatgaacatgatttgtctctccatttatttaggtcttctttgatTTACTTCATCGATACTTTGTAATTTTCAGCATACAAGTCTTGTTCATATTTCATTAGATTTatacttaagtattttattttctttggagtgAGTATAAATAGtattgtgttttaatttgtttcCTCATTATTGTTTTTGGTATATAGACATgtagttgatttttgtatgttgttcTTGTCATTCAATCTTGTTGCTGAACTCACTAATTAATTCCAGGACCTTTTTTGTAggttccttgttttgtttttttaaatgtagatgaTCATATCATCTATAAATagggacagttttacttcttccttttaaatttgtgtttatGCGCTGGCTAGAATGTCTAGTACTATATTGAATAAGAGTAACGAGAATGGACATCCTCATCATGCTTCTGAGCTTAAGAGGAAAGCATTAGGTTTTTTACATTAAGTATGATATTATCTGTAGGTTTTTATAAATGCTCTTTATCAagtctttatcaagttgagaaaACTGTTTTGGTTCTTGTTTTCTGAGAGTGTTTGTTGTGAAAGagtattggattttgtcaaatgctttcctGTGTCAATTGGTATAATCATATggttcttttctttattcttttgataTGGTGGATTACAATTaagtgattttcaaatattgaactgGTCTTCACTATTGCAAATTATTTCCAGTTGGTTGTGttgaataatttttcttataCATTACTGTATtcagtttgctattatttttcttagGATTTTCCCATCTAAATATCATGAGataaaaaaaatatcttttttttttgtggagcCCTGGGTCCAGAAAAACCCAACCAATCACTTTCCTTCTTCAGAAAGAGGCTCCACAAAGCCTTCCCTGTTGCCCAAAGCTTGGACAGAGATGGATATCATGGAACATGTTGGGCAAAAGCTCTGGAATCACAAGGGGCACAGGGTTCTACGACTCCGCTTCGTGTGTCAGCAGCCAAGAGGTAGTGAGGTTCGTGAGTTCTGGTGGCATGGCACTTCATCATTGGACACTGTCTTCTTGTTACTGTATTTCAATGACACTCAGAGTGTTCAGAAGACCAAACCTCTCCCTAAAGGCCTGAAAGAGTTTACAGAAAAAGACCCTTCTCTTCTCTTGAGGAGGGCTCGTCAAGCAGGCAGTATTGCATCTGAAGTTCCTGGCCCCTCCAGGGAGCATGACGGGCCTGAAAGTAACCAGTGTTCCCTCCACCCTTTTCAAGTCAGCTT belongs to Bubalus kerabau isolate K-KA32 ecotype Philippines breed swamp buffalo chromosome 9, PCC_UOA_SB_1v2, whole genome shotgun sequence and includes:
- the LOC129619522 gene encoding bone morphogenetic protein 15-like, yielding MTALHKQVLIDIITDLKSQWGFPVGPWVQKNPTNHFPSSERGSTKPSLLPKAWTEMDIMEHVGQKLWNHKGHRVLRLRFVCQQPRGSEVREFWWHGTSSLDTVFLLLYFNDTQSVQKTKPLPKGLKEFTEKDPSLLLRRARQAGSIASEVPGPSREHDGPESNQCSLHPFQVSFQQLGWDHWIIAPHLYTPNYCKGVCPRVLHYGLNSPNHAIIQNLVNELVDQSVPQPSCVPYKYVPISILLIEANGSILYKEYEGMIAQSCFYFLY